From the genome of Populus alba chromosome 10, ASM523922v2, whole genome shotgun sequence, one region includes:
- the LOC118059904 gene encoding SAC3 family protein A isoform X1, with product MMMMNQGVNAQTIASVDPNSLEGRYVVDANQGKTSYIPSVNGSETAPWTTHRVDNHSTENGILSNSSYHHDQQTQQPARNAQDSLNTTSLSSSSTQETTNVVQDYSSYAAYNPTDPYGYGSTGYATSYYNNGYQQQTNHPYSQQQPNHSYSQQQQPSHSYSQQQQPSHSYSQQQQPSHSYSQQQQPSHSYSSTVGAYQNTGAPYQPLSSFQNTGSYSGTTSYSTTYYNPGDYQTAGGYPSSGYNNQTTLWNDSNYANYTSQQYSTYAPDTTSAYSSGTAASTSMNNEQHYKQWADYYSQTEVICAPGTEHLSAASTSNQGSAVSGVYPTSSTQPPSSFTPTSQRTESASSDLPSLQTSATISSAHDGWKQGAPSFQIHHASPTQPHFQYSLDSKASYDNFQEQQQTAHQGPNSQFPAAHQVTQSYQSPLPNAPSLDTRRVNMMQIPTNPRIASNLALGLSKTDKDGSMTNAAAKPAYISVSMPNPNNKVLSNDTTISMLKPGMFPKSLCRYVERAFDLCKDDTQRVACQAIMKEIITKATANGTLNTLDWDAEPLFAIPNSEAVNVESSQYSTPFSSVPKYKRSPSRRSKSRWEPLPEEKSVDKSVSTSNDIVKYGGWDRKAPSANSESKENAVNNVKFSLSEQKLPRKNNQRPVKRQHLADGLDAAYNDASSDSDKEQGLTAYYSSAISIANTPEEKKKRESRSKRFEKGQGYRTEVNYFKPKNAGAGNFYSRRASASMLSNSFDDSGSKAVEDIDWDALTVKGTCQEIEKRFLRLTSAPDPSTVRPEEVLEKALLMVQNSQKNYLYKCDQLKSIRQDLTVQRIQNQLTVKVYETHARLALEAGDLPEYNQCQSQLKTLYAEGIEGCHMEFAAYNLLCVILHSNNNRDLVSSMSRLTEGTKKDKAVKHALAVRAAVTSGNYVMFFRLYKEAPNLNTCLMDLYVEKMRYKAVSCMSWSYRPTIPVSYISQVLGFSSSSDGNDEKDSDRSGLEECVEWMKAHGACLTTDNNGEMQLDAKASSSSLYMPEPEDAVAHGDANLAVNDFLTRTSL from the exons atgatgatgatgaatcaAGGAGTCAATGCGCAAACCATAGCTTCGGTGGACCCTAATTCACTTGAG GGTCGATATGTTGTTGATGCGAACCAAGGGAAGACATCTTATATTCCCTCAGTAAATGGATCTGAAACTGCACCATGGACCACGCATAGAGTGGATAATCACTCCACAGAGAATGGAATCCTTTCAAATTCCAGTTATCACCATGATCAGCAAACACAGCAGCCTGCAAGAAATGCTCAAGATAGTTTGAACACGACATCCCTTTCTAGTTCATCGACTCAAGAAACAACAAATGTAGTACAAGATTACAGTAGTTATGCAGCATACAACCCTACAGATCCATATGGTTATGGAAGCACTGGATATGCAACAAGTTACTATAATAATGGTTATCAGCAGCAAACCAACCATCCATACTCTCAGCAACAACCAAACCATTCATACTCTCAGCAGCAGCAACCTAGCCATTCATACTCTCAGCAGCAACAACCTAGCCATTCTTACTCTCAGCAGCAGCAACCTAGCCATTCATACTCTCAGCAGCAACAACCTAGCCATTCTTACTCGTCGACTGTAGGAGCATATCAAAACACAGGTGCTCCTTATCAGCCTCTTTCCTCATTTCAGAATACAGGGTCTTATTCTGGGACAACAAGTTATTCAACCACTTACTACAATCCTGGTGATTATCAGACAGCTGGAGGTTACCCAAGCAGTGGATACAATAATCAGACTACCTTGTGGAATGATTCCAATTATGCAAATTATACATCTCAACAGTATTCAACCTATGCTCCAGACACAACAAGTGCTTATAGTTCCGGTACTGCAGCCTCGACATCAATGAACAACGAGCAGCACTACAAGCAATGGGCTGATTATTACAGCCAAACAGAAGTTATTTGTGCTCCTGGGACAGAACACCTGTCTGCTGCTAGCACATCTAACCAGGGAAGTGCTGTGTCTGGTGTGTATCCTACTTCCAGCACCCAGCCTCCCTCATCTTTCACCCCGACATCTCAGAGGACTGAATCTGCGTCTTCTGATTTGCCTTCTTTGCAG ACCAGTGCAACTATCAGTAGTGCTCATGATGGCTGGAAACAAGGGGCTCCAAGTTTTCAAATTCACCATGCTAGTCCTACGCAACCACACTTTCAATATTCTCTTGATTCAAAAGCTTCATATGATAATTTTCAGGAACAACAACAGACTGCTCATCAAGGTCCTAATTCACAATTTCCTGCTGCTCATCAGGTGACCCAGAGTTATCAATCACCTCTGCCAAATGCTCCATCTTTAGATACTCGAAGGGTAAACATGATGCAGATTCCAACAAATCCTAGAATTGCTTCAAATTTAGCTTTGGGCTTATCAAAAACCGATAAGGATGGCTCTATGACCAATGCAGCAGCAAAACCTGCTTATATTAGTGTGTCGATGCCAAATCCAAACAACAAAGTGTTGTCCAATGACACAACTATTTCCATGCTTAAG CCTGGAATGTTCCCTAAGTCACTGTGTCGTTATGTTGAAAGGGCTTTCGATCTCTGTAAAGATGACACACAAAGGGTAGCTTGTCAGGCTATCATGAAGGAG ATCATCACGAAGGCAACTGCCAATGGTACACTTAACACTCTAGACTGGGATGCGGAGCCTCTTTTTGCAATACCAAATTCTGAGGCTGTCAATGTGGA GAGTTCACAATATTCCACTCCTTTTTCTTCAGTACCGAAGTATAAAAGGAGTCCAAGCAGACGATCTAAAAGTAGGTGGGAGCCTTTACCAGAAGAGAAATCAGTAGACAAATCTGTTTCCACCAGTAATGATATTGTAAAATATGGTGGTTGGGACAGAAAG GCTCCTAGTGCGAATTCCGAGAGCAAGGAGAATGCTGTGAATAATGTGAAGTTTTCTTTATCAGAGCAGAAActtccaagaaaaaataatcagagGCCAGTTAAGAGGCAACATCTTGCTGATGGTTTGGATGCTGCTTATAACGATGCATCAAGTGACAGTGATAAGGAGCAAGGTTTAACTGCTTATTATTCTAGTGCAATATCAATTGCCAATACAccagaggaaaaaaagaaacgtGAGAGTCGCTCTAAGAGATTTGAAAAGGGACAGGGATATCGAACTGAAGTTAATTATTTCAAACCGAAAAATGCTGGTGCTGGGAACTTTTACAGTCGGCGGGCGAGTGCATCGATGCTTAGCAACAGCTTTGATGACAGTGGAAGCAAAGCCGTTGAAGACATTGATTGGGATGCACTAACTGTCAAGGGTACCTGCCAAGAAATTGAGAAACGTTTTCTGCGCCTTACTTCTGCACCTGATCCCTCCACT GTGAGACCAGAAGAAGTGCTGGAAAAGGCTCTGCTTATGGTTCAGAATTCTCAAAAGAACTACCTTTATAAATGcgatcaattaaaatctattcgtCAAGATCTAACTGTACAACGAATACAGAATCAGCTGACAGTTAAG GTGTATGAAACACATGCTCGATTAGCACTGGAAGCAGGGGACTTGCCCGAGTATAATCAG TGTCAATCACAGTTGAAAACCCTCTATGCTGAAGGAATTGAAGGATGTCATATGGAGTTTGCAGCTTATAACTTACTGTGTGTTATATTGCACTCGAATAACAATAGAGATCTTGTTTCATCGATGTCAAG ATTAACCGAGGGAACAAAGAAGGATAAAGCTGTTAAACATGCTCTTGCAGTTCGTGCAGCTGTCACTTCAGGAAACTATGTAATGTTCTTCAGACTTTATAAGGAGGCGCCTAACTTGAACACTTGCCTTATGG ATCTCTATGTTGAAAAGATGCGGTACAAGGCTGTGAGTTGCATGTCCTGGTCATATCGCCCTACAATACCAGTTTCTTACATTTCACAGGTTTTGGGCTTCTCTAGTTCGAGTGATGGAAATGATGAGAAGGACTCAGACAGGTCAGGATTAGAGGAGTGTGTGGAATGGATGAAGGCCCACGGTGCTTGCCTTACCACAGATAACAATGGAGAGATGCAGCTTGATGCAAAG GCTTCATCTTCCAGTCTATATATGCCAGAACCTGAAGATGCTGTGGCCCATGGAGACGCTAACCTGGCTGTTAATGATTTTCTGACACGGACATCCTTGTAG
- the LOC118059904 gene encoding SAC3 family protein A isoform X2, whose protein sequence is MMMMNQGVNAQTIASVDPNSLEGRYVVDANQGKTSYIPSVNGSETAPWTTHRVDNHSTENGILSNSSYHHDQQTQQPARNAQDSLNTTSLSSSSTQETTNVVQDYSSYAAYNPTDPYGYGSTGYATSYYNNGYQQQTNHPYSQQQPNHSYSQQQQPSHSYSQQQQPSHSYSQQQQPSHSYSQQQQPSHSYSSTVGAYQNTGAPYQPLSSFQNTGSYSGTTSYSTTYYNPGDYQTAGGYPSSGYNNQTTLWNDSNYANYTSQQYSTYAPDTTSAYSSGTAASTSMNNEQHYKQWADYYSQTEVICAPGTEHLSAASTSNQGSAVSGVYPTSSTQPPSSFTPTSQRTESASSDLPSLQTSATISSAHDGWKQGAPSFQIHHVTQSYQSPLPNAPSLDTRRVNMMQIPTNPRIASNLALGLSKTDKDGSMTNAAAKPAYISVSMPNPNNKVLSNDTTISMLKPGMFPKSLCRYVERAFDLCKDDTQRVACQAIMKEIITKATANGTLNTLDWDAEPLFAIPNSEAVNVESSQYSTPFSSVPKYKRSPSRRSKSRWEPLPEEKSVDKSVSTSNDIVKYGGWDRKAPSANSESKENAVNNVKFSLSEQKLPRKNNQRPVKRQHLADGLDAAYNDASSDSDKEQGLTAYYSSAISIANTPEEKKKRESRSKRFEKGQGYRTEVNYFKPKNAGAGNFYSRRASASMLSNSFDDSGSKAVEDIDWDALTVKGTCQEIEKRFLRLTSAPDPSTVRPEEVLEKALLMVQNSQKNYLYKCDQLKSIRQDLTVQRIQNQLTVKVYETHARLALEAGDLPEYNQCQSQLKTLYAEGIEGCHMEFAAYNLLCVILHSNNNRDLVSSMSRLTEGTKKDKAVKHALAVRAAVTSGNYVMFFRLYKEAPNLNTCLMDLYVEKMRYKAVSCMSWSYRPTIPVSYISQVLGFSSSSDGNDEKDSDRSGLEECVEWMKAHGACLTTDNNGEMQLDAKASSSSLYMPEPEDAVAHGDANLAVNDFLTRTSL, encoded by the exons atgatgatgatgaatcaAGGAGTCAATGCGCAAACCATAGCTTCGGTGGACCCTAATTCACTTGAG GGTCGATATGTTGTTGATGCGAACCAAGGGAAGACATCTTATATTCCCTCAGTAAATGGATCTGAAACTGCACCATGGACCACGCATAGAGTGGATAATCACTCCACAGAGAATGGAATCCTTTCAAATTCCAGTTATCACCATGATCAGCAAACACAGCAGCCTGCAAGAAATGCTCAAGATAGTTTGAACACGACATCCCTTTCTAGTTCATCGACTCAAGAAACAACAAATGTAGTACAAGATTACAGTAGTTATGCAGCATACAACCCTACAGATCCATATGGTTATGGAAGCACTGGATATGCAACAAGTTACTATAATAATGGTTATCAGCAGCAAACCAACCATCCATACTCTCAGCAACAACCAAACCATTCATACTCTCAGCAGCAGCAACCTAGCCATTCATACTCTCAGCAGCAACAACCTAGCCATTCTTACTCTCAGCAGCAGCAACCTAGCCATTCATACTCTCAGCAGCAACAACCTAGCCATTCTTACTCGTCGACTGTAGGAGCATATCAAAACACAGGTGCTCCTTATCAGCCTCTTTCCTCATTTCAGAATACAGGGTCTTATTCTGGGACAACAAGTTATTCAACCACTTACTACAATCCTGGTGATTATCAGACAGCTGGAGGTTACCCAAGCAGTGGATACAATAATCAGACTACCTTGTGGAATGATTCCAATTATGCAAATTATACATCTCAACAGTATTCAACCTATGCTCCAGACACAACAAGTGCTTATAGTTCCGGTACTGCAGCCTCGACATCAATGAACAACGAGCAGCACTACAAGCAATGGGCTGATTATTACAGCCAAACAGAAGTTATTTGTGCTCCTGGGACAGAACACCTGTCTGCTGCTAGCACATCTAACCAGGGAAGTGCTGTGTCTGGTGTGTATCCTACTTCCAGCACCCAGCCTCCCTCATCTTTCACCCCGACATCTCAGAGGACTGAATCTGCGTCTTCTGATTTGCCTTCTTTGCAG ACCAGTGCAACTATCAGTAGTGCTCATGATGGCTGGAAACAAGGGGCTCCAAGTTTTCAAATTCACCAT GTGACCCAGAGTTATCAATCACCTCTGCCAAATGCTCCATCTTTAGATACTCGAAGGGTAAACATGATGCAGATTCCAACAAATCCTAGAATTGCTTCAAATTTAGCTTTGGGCTTATCAAAAACCGATAAGGATGGCTCTATGACCAATGCAGCAGCAAAACCTGCTTATATTAGTGTGTCGATGCCAAATCCAAACAACAAAGTGTTGTCCAATGACACAACTATTTCCATGCTTAAG CCTGGAATGTTCCCTAAGTCACTGTGTCGTTATGTTGAAAGGGCTTTCGATCTCTGTAAAGATGACACACAAAGGGTAGCTTGTCAGGCTATCATGAAGGAG ATCATCACGAAGGCAACTGCCAATGGTACACTTAACACTCTAGACTGGGATGCGGAGCCTCTTTTTGCAATACCAAATTCTGAGGCTGTCAATGTGGA GAGTTCACAATATTCCACTCCTTTTTCTTCAGTACCGAAGTATAAAAGGAGTCCAAGCAGACGATCTAAAAGTAGGTGGGAGCCTTTACCAGAAGAGAAATCAGTAGACAAATCTGTTTCCACCAGTAATGATATTGTAAAATATGGTGGTTGGGACAGAAAG GCTCCTAGTGCGAATTCCGAGAGCAAGGAGAATGCTGTGAATAATGTGAAGTTTTCTTTATCAGAGCAGAAActtccaagaaaaaataatcagagGCCAGTTAAGAGGCAACATCTTGCTGATGGTTTGGATGCTGCTTATAACGATGCATCAAGTGACAGTGATAAGGAGCAAGGTTTAACTGCTTATTATTCTAGTGCAATATCAATTGCCAATACAccagaggaaaaaaagaaacgtGAGAGTCGCTCTAAGAGATTTGAAAAGGGACAGGGATATCGAACTGAAGTTAATTATTTCAAACCGAAAAATGCTGGTGCTGGGAACTTTTACAGTCGGCGGGCGAGTGCATCGATGCTTAGCAACAGCTTTGATGACAGTGGAAGCAAAGCCGTTGAAGACATTGATTGGGATGCACTAACTGTCAAGGGTACCTGCCAAGAAATTGAGAAACGTTTTCTGCGCCTTACTTCTGCACCTGATCCCTCCACT GTGAGACCAGAAGAAGTGCTGGAAAAGGCTCTGCTTATGGTTCAGAATTCTCAAAAGAACTACCTTTATAAATGcgatcaattaaaatctattcgtCAAGATCTAACTGTACAACGAATACAGAATCAGCTGACAGTTAAG GTGTATGAAACACATGCTCGATTAGCACTGGAAGCAGGGGACTTGCCCGAGTATAATCAG TGTCAATCACAGTTGAAAACCCTCTATGCTGAAGGAATTGAAGGATGTCATATGGAGTTTGCAGCTTATAACTTACTGTGTGTTATATTGCACTCGAATAACAATAGAGATCTTGTTTCATCGATGTCAAG ATTAACCGAGGGAACAAAGAAGGATAAAGCTGTTAAACATGCTCTTGCAGTTCGTGCAGCTGTCACTTCAGGAAACTATGTAATGTTCTTCAGACTTTATAAGGAGGCGCCTAACTTGAACACTTGCCTTATGG ATCTCTATGTTGAAAAGATGCGGTACAAGGCTGTGAGTTGCATGTCCTGGTCATATCGCCCTACAATACCAGTTTCTTACATTTCACAGGTTTTGGGCTTCTCTAGTTCGAGTGATGGAAATGATGAGAAGGACTCAGACAGGTCAGGATTAGAGGAGTGTGTGGAATGGATGAAGGCCCACGGTGCTTGCCTTACCACAGATAACAATGGAGAGATGCAGCTTGATGCAAAG GCTTCATCTTCCAGTCTATATATGCCAGAACCTGAAGATGCTGTGGCCCATGGAGACGCTAACCTGGCTGTTAATGATTTTCTGACACGGACATCCTTGTAG
- the LOC118059905 gene encoding uncharacterized protein: protein MATLPSSPSLQLSTTAAATHFPSPRAAFPIRSHVPKHSFTTRATTDDNKPDTTQEPDSKTGSESDDPFESRLSQVRLRYRSGTGKKAELRKAKKGKSSSGSGSRMYLPPVPLKESVSGGLKVELGFSPYSERVNGRIAILGLSALLLVELATGKSVINYHTPAIVLIQVYFVTAVTAMYVKYEKEKVSIWPESAPNIGKIWRNAARKINRHLAYFRTLE from the exons ATGGCTACACTACCATCTTCACCCTCTCTGCAACTCTCAACAACTGCAGCAGCGACTCATTTCCCTTCCCCACGCGCCGCATTCCCGATCAGATCCCACGTGCCCAAACACTCCTTCACCACCCGTGCGACCACAGATGACAACAAACCAGACACAACCCAAGAACCCGATTCCAAAACCGGGTCCGAATCTGATGATCCATTCGAGAGCCGCCTGTCCCAGGTTCGACTCCGATACCGAAGCGGGACCGGCAAGAAAGCAGAGCTCCGGAAAGCTAAGAAAGGGAAATCCTCATCCGGGTCTGGGTCACGAATGTACCTTCCTCCAGTTCCTTTAAAAGAATCGGTTTCTGGGGGGTTAAAAGTGGAACTCGGGTTTAGCCCGTACAGTGAACGGGTAAACGGGAGGATCGCGATTCTTGGGTTATCAGCTTTGTTATTAGTGGAGCTTGCAACGGGTAAAAGTGTAATTAACTATCACACACCAGCAATTGTGTTGattcaagtttattttgtaACCGCGGTTACTGCTATGTATGTCAAGTACGAGAAAGAGAAAGTTAGCATCTGGCCTGAATCCGCCCCTA ATATTGGCAAGATCTGGAGGAATGCTGCCAGAAAGATTAACAGACATTTGGCATATTTTAGGACCTTAGAGTAA
- the LOC118059904 gene encoding SAC3 family protein A isoform X3, with amino-acid sequence MMMMNQGVNAQTIASVDPNSLEGRYVVDANQGKTSYIPSVNGSETAPWTTHRVDNHSTENGILSNSSYHHDQQTQQPARNAQDSLNTTSLSSSSTQETTNVVQDYSSYAAYNPTDPYGYGSTGYATSYYNNGYQQQTNHPYSQQQPNHSYSQQQQPSHSYSQQQQPSHSYSQQQQPSHSYSQQQQPSHSYSSTVGAYQNTGAPYQPLSSFQNTGSYSGTTSYSTTYYNPGDYQTAGGYPSSGYNNQTTLWNDSNYANYTSQQYSTYAPDTTSAYSSGTAASTSMNNEQHYKQWADYYSQTEVICAPGTEHLSAASTSNQGSAVSGVYPTSSTQPPSSFTPTSQRTESASSDLPSLQTSATISSAHDGWKQGAPSFQIHHASPTQPHFQYSLDSKASYDNFQEQQQTAHQGPNSQFPAAHQVTQSYQSPLPNAPSLDTRRVNMMQIPTNPRIASNLALGLSKTDKDGSMTNAAAKPAYISVSMPNPNNKVLSNDTTISMLKPGMFPKSLCRYVERAFDLCKDDTQRVACQAIMKEIITKATANGTLNTLDWDAEPLFAIPNSEAVNVESSQYSTPFSSVPKYKRSPSRRSKSRWEPLPEEKSVDKSVSTSNDIVKYGGWDRKAPSANSESKENAVNNVKFSLSEQKLPRKNNQRPVKRQHLADGLDAAYNDASSDSDKEQGLTAYYSSAISIANTPEEKKKRESRSKRFEKGQGYRTEVNYFKPKNAGAGNFYSRRASASMLSNSFDDSGSKAVEDIDWDALTVKGTCQEIEKRFLRLTSAPDPSTVGRKIMEKTIDEENILISFFWKRGQ; translated from the exons atgatgatgatgaatcaAGGAGTCAATGCGCAAACCATAGCTTCGGTGGACCCTAATTCACTTGAG GGTCGATATGTTGTTGATGCGAACCAAGGGAAGACATCTTATATTCCCTCAGTAAATGGATCTGAAACTGCACCATGGACCACGCATAGAGTGGATAATCACTCCACAGAGAATGGAATCCTTTCAAATTCCAGTTATCACCATGATCAGCAAACACAGCAGCCTGCAAGAAATGCTCAAGATAGTTTGAACACGACATCCCTTTCTAGTTCATCGACTCAAGAAACAACAAATGTAGTACAAGATTACAGTAGTTATGCAGCATACAACCCTACAGATCCATATGGTTATGGAAGCACTGGATATGCAACAAGTTACTATAATAATGGTTATCAGCAGCAAACCAACCATCCATACTCTCAGCAACAACCAAACCATTCATACTCTCAGCAGCAGCAACCTAGCCATTCATACTCTCAGCAGCAACAACCTAGCCATTCTTACTCTCAGCAGCAGCAACCTAGCCATTCATACTCTCAGCAGCAACAACCTAGCCATTCTTACTCGTCGACTGTAGGAGCATATCAAAACACAGGTGCTCCTTATCAGCCTCTTTCCTCATTTCAGAATACAGGGTCTTATTCTGGGACAACAAGTTATTCAACCACTTACTACAATCCTGGTGATTATCAGACAGCTGGAGGTTACCCAAGCAGTGGATACAATAATCAGACTACCTTGTGGAATGATTCCAATTATGCAAATTATACATCTCAACAGTATTCAACCTATGCTCCAGACACAACAAGTGCTTATAGTTCCGGTACTGCAGCCTCGACATCAATGAACAACGAGCAGCACTACAAGCAATGGGCTGATTATTACAGCCAAACAGAAGTTATTTGTGCTCCTGGGACAGAACACCTGTCTGCTGCTAGCACATCTAACCAGGGAAGTGCTGTGTCTGGTGTGTATCCTACTTCCAGCACCCAGCCTCCCTCATCTTTCACCCCGACATCTCAGAGGACTGAATCTGCGTCTTCTGATTTGCCTTCTTTGCAG ACCAGTGCAACTATCAGTAGTGCTCATGATGGCTGGAAACAAGGGGCTCCAAGTTTTCAAATTCACCATGCTAGTCCTACGCAACCACACTTTCAATATTCTCTTGATTCAAAAGCTTCATATGATAATTTTCAGGAACAACAACAGACTGCTCATCAAGGTCCTAATTCACAATTTCCTGCTGCTCATCAGGTGACCCAGAGTTATCAATCACCTCTGCCAAATGCTCCATCTTTAGATACTCGAAGGGTAAACATGATGCAGATTCCAACAAATCCTAGAATTGCTTCAAATTTAGCTTTGGGCTTATCAAAAACCGATAAGGATGGCTCTATGACCAATGCAGCAGCAAAACCTGCTTATATTAGTGTGTCGATGCCAAATCCAAACAACAAAGTGTTGTCCAATGACACAACTATTTCCATGCTTAAG CCTGGAATGTTCCCTAAGTCACTGTGTCGTTATGTTGAAAGGGCTTTCGATCTCTGTAAAGATGACACACAAAGGGTAGCTTGTCAGGCTATCATGAAGGAG ATCATCACGAAGGCAACTGCCAATGGTACACTTAACACTCTAGACTGGGATGCGGAGCCTCTTTTTGCAATACCAAATTCTGAGGCTGTCAATGTGGA GAGTTCACAATATTCCACTCCTTTTTCTTCAGTACCGAAGTATAAAAGGAGTCCAAGCAGACGATCTAAAAGTAGGTGGGAGCCTTTACCAGAAGAGAAATCAGTAGACAAATCTGTTTCCACCAGTAATGATATTGTAAAATATGGTGGTTGGGACAGAAAG GCTCCTAGTGCGAATTCCGAGAGCAAGGAGAATGCTGTGAATAATGTGAAGTTTTCTTTATCAGAGCAGAAActtccaagaaaaaataatcagagGCCAGTTAAGAGGCAACATCTTGCTGATGGTTTGGATGCTGCTTATAACGATGCATCAAGTGACAGTGATAAGGAGCAAGGTTTAACTGCTTATTATTCTAGTGCAATATCAATTGCCAATACAccagaggaaaaaaagaaacgtGAGAGTCGCTCTAAGAGATTTGAAAAGGGACAGGGATATCGAACTGAAGTTAATTATTTCAAACCGAAAAATGCTGGTGCTGGGAACTTTTACAGTCGGCGGGCGAGTGCATCGATGCTTAGCAACAGCTTTGATGACAGTGGAAGCAAAGCCGTTGAAGACATTGATTGGGATGCACTAACTGTCAAGGGTACCTGCCAAGAAATTGAGAAACGTTTTCTGCGCCTTACTTCTGCACCTGATCCCTCCACT gttggaAGGAAAATAATGGAAAAGACAATAGATGaggaaaatattttgatctCTTTTTTTTGGAAGAGAGGACAATAG